A window from Heteronotia binoei isolate CCM8104 ecotype False Entrance Well chromosome 15, APGP_CSIRO_Hbin_v1, whole genome shotgun sequence encodes these proteins:
- the LOC132583581 gene encoding olfactory receptor 11A1-like: MQKLGQRNETVFTEFILLGFGELQEMHILLFVVFLVIYLMTMAGNLLILVLVVTVENLHTPMYFFLGNLSCLETCYSSTILPRMLASFLTENQSVPVSGCIVQFWAFGFLAAAECYLLAAMSYDRYVAICRPLHYSALMNVKVCLQLVAGSWISSFAANTILLIFILQLTFCGDNVIEHFFCDFTPMMKLTCNDSHQVQILSATLSALCTLPPFVLTITSYVYIISAILGIPSTTGRQKAFSTCSSHLTVVIIFYGTLIIVYMLPDTKELRQMNKIFSVFYTILTPLINPLIYSLRNKEVKEAFKRTTRKCTNYIRLRVN, encoded by the coding sequence ATGCAAAAACTAGGGCAGAGAAATGAAACTGTCTTCACAGAATTCATTCTTCTTGGATTTGGAGAACTTCAAGAGATGCATATCCTTCTCTTTGTGGTGTTTTTAGTGATTTATCTAATGACCATGGCTGGGAATCTTCTCATTCTTGTGCTAGTTGTAACTGTTGAAAACCTTCACACTCCCATGTACTTCTTCCTGGGCAATCTGTCCTGTTTGGAGACTTGTTACTCTTCAACCATCCTCCCCAGGATGCTGGCAAGTTTCTTAACTGAAAATCAAAGTGTTCCTGTTTCTGGTTGCATTGTGCAGTTTTGGGCTTTTGGTTTCTTGGCAGCAGCAGAATGCTACCTCTTGGCTGCTATGTCTTATGATCGCTATGTAGCAATTTGTAGACCCCTGCATTATTCAGCTCTAATGAACGTCAAGGTTTGTCTGCAACTTGTGGCCGGATCTTGGATTAGCAGCTTTGCGGCAAATACCATCTTATTAATATTCATACTGCAGTTAACATTCTGTGGTGACAATGTGATTGAGCATTTCTTTTGTGATTTCACTCCAATGATGAAGCTGACCTGCAATGACTCACATCAGGTACAAATTTTATCAGCTACCCTGTCCGCTCTCTGCACCTTGCCCCCATTTGTCTTAACTATAACATCATATGTATATATCATTTCTGCCATTCTGGGAATCCCATCTACCACAGGCAGGCAAAAGGCATTCTCGACTTGCTCTTCTCACCTCACTGTGGTGATCATTTTCTATGGTACCCTCATCATTGTGTATATGTTGCCAGACACCAAGGAATTGAGGCAGATGAACAAAATCTTCTCTGTCTTTTACACTATCCTGACTCCTCTGATCAACCCCCTCATATACAGCCTGAGAAACAAAGAGGTAAAGGAGGCCTTTAAGAGAACTACCAGAAAATGTACAAATTACATAAGACTAAGAGTTAATTGA